The window TGCTAAAAAGCGAAGAGCTTTTATTTTTAAAAGAGATGTTGAGACAAAAATTTTCAAAAAAGTAGATATTTAATATTAATGCTTTTTTAAGTTTGCAGTCATTGTCCGAATAAGTTATAGTTAACAAAAAAGGGAATTTTTAATGATCATTAAGAAAATTGTTGTAGGGACCTTAGAAAATAATTGTTACATCATAGGAGATGAACGGACCAGAGAAGTCTTTATAGTTGATCCTGGTGATGAACCAGATAGAATTCTTGATTTTGTTAATGAAGATAATCTCGAGACGAAGTTTATTGTTTGTACTCATGCACATTTTGATCATGTTGGAGCAATAAATGAAATAAGAGAAATAACAAAAGCAAAAATAATACTTCATAAGGATGACCTTATTCTTTATAAAAACATCGAAATGCAGGGATTAGCATGGGGATTTGATATTGAACCTTTGACAGAACCTGATATCATTGTATCTGAAGGATATAATATAGAAATAGGTGATTTGAGATTTACGGTGCTTCATACACCAGGACACAGTCCTGGAAGCATTTGTCTTTACGGTGAAGGGATTTTGATTACAGGGGACACTAT of the Nitrospirota bacterium genome contains:
- a CDS encoding MBL fold metallo-hydrolase, with translation MIIKKIVVGTLENNCYIIGDERTREVFIVDPGDEPDRILDFVNEDNLETKFIVCTHAHFDHVGAINEIREITKAKIILHKDDLILYKNIEMQGLAWGFDIEPLTEPDIIVSEGYNIEIGDLRFTVLHTPGHSPGSICLYGEGILITGDTIFAGSVGRTDLYGGDINQLRKSFKRLIELPDNTIILPGHGPESTIMKEKNDNFFM